The proteins below are encoded in one region of Corynebacterium sphenisci DSM 44792:
- a CDS encoding SWIM zinc finger family protein, whose protein sequence is MADRGDNVIWADFTGRRGTPGRAGARPAARRRAAREAARTWAARTLVDRVLPGADRGRVDRGRDYHAEGRVAELTLAAGAISALVRGTQLDPFTVILQLPWRGEAERDRAVAAIAAAPGGVLAALNGALPAEEEHRLLLGPGESLRCSCDCPDPAEYCKHIIAVTLAAAAALDADPALLLRLRGITDSDLRRAQRRAGPGGEGAEGAPRGPAAPSWRAVDQAIPPGGGDFWGRELPPPEVPEVTAAPALAAADRALLEEALATVCYGRVDETRLISDLEVLYEALTPVRGRGGAGSGDDGGDHDPDGAGDAGPEEGR, encoded by the coding sequence ATGGCCGACCGGGGCGACAACGTGATCTGGGCGGACTTCACCGGCCGCCGCGGGACGCCGGGCCGCGCCGGGGCGCGCCCGGCGGCGCGCCGCCGGGCGGCGCGGGAGGCGGCGCGCACCTGGGCGGCGCGCACCCTCGTCGACCGGGTGCTGCCGGGCGCCGACCGGGGCCGGGTGGACCGGGGCCGGGACTACCACGCCGAGGGCCGGGTCGCCGAGCTCACCCTCGCCGCCGGGGCGATCTCGGCGCTGGTGCGCGGCACCCAGCTCGACCCCTTCACCGTGATCCTGCAGCTGCCCTGGCGCGGGGAGGCCGAGCGGGACCGGGCCGTCGCCGCGATCGCCGCGGCCCCCGGCGGGGTGCTCGCCGCGCTCAACGGCGCCCTGCCGGCGGAGGAGGAGCACCGGCTGCTGCTCGGCCCCGGGGAATCGCTGCGCTGCAGCTGCGACTGCCCGGATCCGGCGGAGTACTGCAAGCACATCATCGCGGTCACCCTCGCCGCCGCCGCGGCCCTGGACGCCGACCCGGCGCTGCTGCTGCGGCTGCGCGGGATCACCGACTCCGATCTGCGCCGGGCGCAGCGCCGGGCCGGCCCCGGCGGGGAGGGGGCGGAGGGGGCCCCGCGCGGGCCGGCGGCCCCGAGCTGGCGGGCGGTGGACCAGGCGATCCCGCCCGGCGGCGGGGATTTCTGGGGCCGGGAGCTGCCGCCGCCGGAGGTGCCGGAGGTCACCGCCGCGCCCGCCCTGGCCGCCGCCGACCGCGCCCTGCTGGAGGAGGCGCTGGCCACGGTCTGCTACGGCCGGGTCGACGAGACGCGCCTGATCTCCGATCTGGAGGTGCTCTACGAGGCGCTCACCCCGGTTCGCGGGCGCGGCGGGGCCGGTTCGGGCGATGATGGCGGGGACCATGATCCCGACGGGGCCGGGGACGCCGGCCCGGAGGAGGGGCGATGA
- a CDS encoding DEAD/DEAH box helicase: MDPTHLLHGLWLPGKGLGLWLERVEGHLILDSAAQAGGALPEPLAGLLGHRPLRRGPVTVLASPSGRRVRKTPPMRLLAPPAAAAALAVAADFDGHPAIDHDLRYLARVAAGIRAHVRAGRVMPAVTWEADSWYLKFRLADGIAEAPWLAELRRLLPEVLRANGGPAMLDDLLAQLAHEITLRELSGYAAAAGRHRMIRTMLDGAPLRNPPPGFVAGLNEWRASVNAARMNLVLTLEEPEPEDEPADAPAAEAAVLPLRADRCSGAEAAPGRDGAAQGAPAPVTDLDGARDAAAAEDPLSGTDPAWPLRVGVLDEHGGELPADPELLGAGVRRSLDRLLAAAAAAFPPLGAAAPAGRGLDLLLTGREVEQLLLTGIGALAEAGIRVRLPAGWDRRDPAARITLRAAEPTGSVRGATPGRVGLDQLVDYSWRISVDGREIDEAAMALLLESKTGLIRLRDRFILVDPAKARRMLEHLRNRAGGADRFGGTAPMVELIGLDDEVRQATDAEVDLTVAGELGDFFTGVVDPRPEELPAPPGLRAELRPHQLSGMAWLEWMSRHGFGAVLADDMGLGKTIQVLALLLHERAHGGAGPTLVVAPTSVAGNWVDEAARFAPDLRTVLHHGPRRARGAEFTAAAAGADIVITTYPLLARDEADLATVDWAHLVLDEAQAIKNPNTAVSRVARRLPGRHAIALTGTPMENNLGELHTIMDFCAPGLLGSARSFRAKWARPIETGADPGAAARLRRVLDPFILRRVKTDPAVLGDLPEKQENTEFVELTVEQAALYAAYVRELEAALAAQRGGAAEPGRTAMSRRALVLTSLTRLKQICNHPAHYLADGSAITDGGGHRSGKVRRLVELLDLAVGQGESTLVFTQYAEFGRLLRPYLAERYGRPIPFLHGGVPRAERLAMVEAFNAPGGPPVLLLSLKAGGTGLNLTGANHVVHVDRWWNPAVENQATDRAYRIGQLRDVTVHKLVSRGTLEERIDRVIADKIALGGAVIGTGARALTELDDEELRTLVHLDARPRPGGGDADAAGRRR; encoded by the coding sequence ATGGACCCCACCCATCTGCTGCACGGCCTCTGGCTGCCCGGAAAGGGCCTGGGCCTGTGGCTGGAGCGGGTCGAGGGCCATCTCATCCTGGACTCCGCCGCCCAGGCCGGCGGGGCGCTGCCGGAGCCCCTGGCGGGGCTGCTCGGGCACCGGCCGCTGCGCCGGGGGCCGGTCACCGTGCTGGCCAGCCCCTCCGGGCGCCGGGTGCGCAAAACCCCGCCGATGCGGCTGCTCGCCCCGCCGGCGGCGGCCGCGGCCCTGGCCGTGGCCGCAGACTTCGACGGGCACCCGGCCATCGACCACGACCTGCGCTACCTCGCCCGGGTCGCCGCCGGGATCCGGGCGCATGTGCGCGCCGGCCGGGTGATGCCCGCGGTGACCTGGGAGGCCGACTCCTGGTACCTGAAGTTCCGCCTGGCCGACGGCATCGCCGAGGCGCCCTGGCTGGCCGAGCTGCGCCGGCTGCTCCCGGAGGTGCTGCGCGCCAACGGCGGCCCGGCGATGCTCGATGATCTGCTGGCCCAGCTCGCCCACGAGATCACGCTGCGCGAGCTCTCCGGCTACGCCGCCGCGGCGGGCCGGCACCGGATGATCCGGACCATGCTCGACGGCGCCCCGCTGCGCAATCCGCCGCCCGGGTTCGTCGCCGGGCTCAACGAATGGCGGGCCAGCGTCAACGCCGCCCGGATGAACCTGGTGCTCACCCTGGAGGAGCCGGAGCCGGAGGACGAGCCCGCCGATGCGCCGGCGGCCGAGGCGGCGGTGCTGCCGCTGCGCGCGGACCGGTGCTCCGGCGCCGAGGCCGCCCCGGGCCGGGACGGGGCCGCCCAAGGGGCCCCGGCGCCGGTCACCGACCTCGACGGGGCCCGGGACGCCGCCGCGGCCGAGGATCCGCTGTCCGGGACCGACCCGGCGTGGCCGCTGCGGGTCGGGGTGCTCGACGAGCACGGCGGGGAGCTGCCGGCCGACCCGGAGCTGCTCGGCGCCGGGGTGCGCCGGAGCCTGGATCGGCTGCTCGCCGCCGCGGCCGCCGCCTTCCCGCCGCTGGGCGCCGCCGCCCCCGCGGGCCGCGGCCTGGACCTGCTGCTCACCGGCCGGGAGGTGGAGCAGCTGCTGCTCACCGGCATCGGCGCCCTCGCCGAGGCCGGGATCCGGGTGCGGTTGCCCGCCGGCTGGGACCGCCGCGACCCGGCGGCGCGGATCACCCTGCGCGCCGCGGAGCCCACCGGGTCGGTGCGCGGGGCCACCCCCGGGCGGGTCGGCCTGGACCAGCTCGTCGACTACTCCTGGCGGATCTCCGTCGACGGGCGGGAGATCGACGAGGCGGCGATGGCGCTGCTGTTGGAATCCAAGACCGGGCTGATCCGGCTGCGCGACCGGTTCATCCTGGTCGACCCGGCGAAGGCCCGCCGGATGCTGGAGCACCTGCGCAACCGCGCCGGCGGCGCGGACCGCTTCGGCGGCACCGCGCCGATGGTGGAGCTCATCGGCCTCGACGACGAGGTCCGCCAGGCCACCGACGCCGAGGTGGATCTCACCGTGGCCGGCGAACTCGGCGACTTCTTCACCGGGGTGGTCGACCCCCGCCCCGAGGAGCTGCCCGCCCCGCCCGGGCTGCGGGCCGAACTGCGGCCCCACCAGCTGAGCGGGATGGCCTGGCTGGAGTGGATGTCCCGGCACGGCTTCGGCGCGGTGCTCGCCGATGACATGGGCCTGGGCAAGACCATCCAGGTGCTCGCCCTGCTGCTGCACGAGCGCGCGCACGGCGGCGCCGGGCCCACCCTGGTGGTCGCGCCGACCTCGGTGGCCGGCAACTGGGTGGACGAGGCCGCCCGCTTCGCCCCGGACCTGCGCACCGTGCTGCACCACGGGCCGCGCCGGGCCCGCGGGGCGGAGTTCACCGCCGCCGCGGCCGGGGCCGACATCGTGATCACCACCTACCCGCTGCTCGCCCGGGACGAGGCGGATCTGGCCACCGTGGACTGGGCGCACCTCGTCCTCGACGAGGCGCAGGCGATCAAGAACCCGAACACGGCGGTGTCCCGGGTCGCCCGCCGGCTGCCCGGCCGGCACGCCATCGCGCTCACCGGCACCCCGATGGAGAACAACCTCGGCGAACTGCACACCATCATGGACTTCTGCGCCCCCGGGCTGCTCGGCAGCGCCCGGTCCTTCCGCGCGAAATGGGCCCGGCCCATCGAGACCGGGGCCGATCCCGGCGCCGCCGCCCGGCTGCGGCGGGTACTCGACCCGTTCATCCTGCGCCGGGTGAAGACCGATCCGGCGGTCCTCGGGGATCTGCCGGAGAAGCAGGAGAACACCGAGTTCGTGGAGCTCACCGTGGAGCAGGCGGCGCTCTACGCCGCCTATGTCCGGGAGCTCGAGGCGGCCCTGGCCGCACAGCGCGGCGGCGCCGCGGAGCCGGGCCGCACCGCGATGTCGCGCCGGGCGCTGGTGCTGACCTCGCTGACCCGGCTGAAGCAGATCTGCAACCACCCGGCGCACTACCTCGCCGACGGCTCGGCGATCACCGACGGCGGCGGGCACCGCTCCGGGAAGGTGCGCCGGCTGGTGGAGCTGCTCGACCTGGCCGTGGGGCAGGGCGAATCCACCCTGGTGTTCACCCAGTACGCCGAATTCGGCCGGCTGCTGCGGCCCTATCTGGCGGAGCGCTACGGTCGGCCGATCCCCTTCCTGCACGGCGGGGTGCCGCGCGCCGAGCGGCTGGCCATGGTCGAGGCCTTCAACGCCCCCGGCGGCCCGCCGGTGCTGCTGCTGTCGCTGAAGGCCGGGGGCACCGGGCTGAACCTCACCGGGGCCAACCACGTGGTGCACGTGGACCGCTGGTGGAACCCGGCGGTGGAGAACCAGGCCACCGACCGGGCCTACCGGATCGGCCAGCTGCGCGACGTCACCGTGCACAAGCTGGTCAGCCGGGGCACCCTGGAGGAGCGGATCGACCGGGTCATCGCCGACAAGATCGCCCTCGGCGGGGCGGTGATCGGCACCGGCGCCCGGGCGCTGACCGAATTGGACGACGAGGAGCTGCGCACCCTGGTGCACCTGGACGCCCGGCCGCGGCCGGGCGGCGGGGACGCCGACGCGGCGGGGAGGCGGCGGTGA
- a CDS encoding metallophosphoesterase family protein: MNAPAVRFLHTSDWQLGMPAAFLARYDDAVPAEFARARLDAVERLGEVAAERGCAFIVVAGDVFDSNSPDPQQLGRAVERLRGLPVPAYLLPGNHDSLDPSSVYRRPEFAGLAEHGVHVIRDSAPIEVAEGVQLVGAPFRSRTPAADPVAAALSGLDRPAGIRILVGHGQLEGFGGEALIDAGALAAAVAEGVVDYVALGDRHGTLEAAPRTWFSGSPEVTDFDDVEHDSGRVLVVDVAADAAGETTVAVEPVRVGRWAFRAIDADIASDADLDAFLARLAELPDKDRTVVKYSLRGEVTIGQKLRLDAALDRFRDLFACLYRRERTFDLAVVPGDGDLPDLGLTGVPARAAERLIAHAQSGSDGAETAARALRTLIRLAGKES; the protein is encoded by the coding sequence ATGAACGCGCCGGCAGTGCGCTTCCTGCACACCTCGGACTGGCAGCTGGGCATGCCCGCGGCCTTCCTGGCCCGCTACGACGACGCGGTCCCGGCGGAGTTCGCCCGGGCCCGCCTGGACGCGGTGGAGCGCCTCGGGGAGGTCGCCGCCGAGCGCGGCTGCGCCTTCATCGTGGTCGCCGGGGACGTCTTCGACTCCAACTCCCCGGACCCGCAGCAGCTCGGCCGGGCGGTGGAGCGGCTGCGCGGGCTGCCGGTGCCGGCGTACCTGCTGCCCGGCAACCACGACAGCCTGGACCCGTCCAGCGTGTACCGGCGCCCCGAGTTCGCCGGGCTCGCCGAGCACGGGGTGCACGTGATCCGGGATTCGGCGCCCATCGAGGTCGCCGAGGGGGTGCAGCTGGTCGGCGCGCCCTTCCGCTCCCGCACCCCGGCCGCCGACCCGGTCGCCGCGGCGCTGTCCGGGCTGGACCGGCCCGCCGGCATCCGGATCCTGGTCGGCCACGGCCAGCTGGAGGGCTTCGGCGGGGAGGCGCTCATCGACGCCGGCGCCCTCGCCGCGGCGGTGGCGGAGGGGGTGGTCGACTACGTCGCCCTCGGCGACCGGCACGGCACCCTGGAGGCCGCGCCGCGCACCTGGTTCTCCGGCTCCCCGGAGGTCACCGACTTCGACGACGTGGAGCACGACTCCGGGCGGGTGCTCGTGGTCGACGTCGCCGCCGACGCGGCGGGGGAGACGACGGTCGCCGTGGAGCCGGTGCGGGTGGGCCGCTGGGCCTTCCGGGCGATCGACGCCGACATCGCCTCCGACGCGGACCTGGACGCCTTCCTGGCCCGGCTCGCCGAACTGCCGGACAAGGACCGCACCGTGGTGAAGTACTCCCTGCGCGGGGAGGTCACCATCGGCCAGAAGCTGCGCCTGGACGCCGCCCTGGACCGGTTCCGGGACCTCTTCGCCTGCCTCTACCGCCGGGAGCGCACCTTCGACCTGGCGGTGGTGCCCGGGGACGGCGACCTGCCCGATCTGGGGCTCACCGGCGTGCCCGCCCGGGCCGCGGAGCGGCTCATCGCGCACGCCCAGTCCGGCTCGGACGGGGCGGAGACCGCCGCCCGGGCGCTGCGCACCCTCATCCGGCTGGCCGGGAAGGAGTCCTGA
- a CDS encoding ABC transporter ATP-binding protein, which translates to MSLTIEDLRFAYGTNRVLRGMSISTLRGGTVVGLLGPNAAGKSTLVKTIAGIHRADGGRAVVRLGERVPRGAELRRTVGYVPQDLPTSASLTAFETILVAGRRAGTWRMTDEVLEAAGAVLELMGIAHLASRYVAELSGGQRQLVAVAQMLVREPRVMLLDEPTSALDLRHQVELLQIVRRQVARTDSLGVVAIHDLNLAARYCDELVVLADGVAHAQGAPAEVLVPDVLERVYGLRARVLDDGGVPVVCPVHQD; encoded by the coding sequence GTGAGCCTGACCATCGAGGATCTGCGCTTCGCCTACGGGACGAACCGGGTGCTGCGCGGGATGAGCATCTCCACCCTGCGCGGCGGCACGGTGGTGGGGCTGCTCGGCCCCAACGCCGCCGGGAAATCCACCCTGGTGAAGACCATCGCCGGGATCCACCGGGCCGACGGCGGCCGGGCGGTGGTGCGCCTGGGCGAGCGGGTGCCCCGCGGCGCGGAGCTGCGCCGCACCGTGGGCTACGTGCCCCAGGACCTGCCCACCTCCGCCTCGCTCACCGCCTTCGAGACCATCCTGGTCGCCGGCCGGCGCGCCGGCACCTGGCGGATGACCGACGAGGTGCTCGAGGCCGCGGGCGCGGTGCTGGAGCTGATGGGCATCGCGCACCTGGCCTCCCGCTACGTCGCGGAGCTCTCCGGCGGCCAGCGGCAGCTGGTCGCGGTCGCCCAGATGCTGGTGCGCGAACCCCGGGTGATGCTGCTCGACGAGCCCACCAGCGCGCTGGACCTGCGCCACCAGGTGGAGCTGCTGCAGATCGTGCGGCGCCAGGTGGCCCGCACCGATTCCCTCGGCGTGGTCGCCATCCACGACCTCAACCTCGCGGCGCGCTACTGCGATGAGCTGGTGGTGCTCGCCGACGGGGTGGCCCACGCCCAGGGGGCGCCGGCGGAGGTGCTGGTGCCCGATGTGCTGGAGCGGGTGTACGGGCTGCGCGCCCGGGTGCTCGACGACGGCGGGGTGCCGGTGGTCTGCCCGGTCCACCAGGACTGA
- a CDS encoding zinc-binding dehydrogenase, with translation MTDTANSAAGGREVRLARVPAGPVTAGDFRLAEAPAAAPGPGEALVGLRMLGLNAGLAGRLGVHAATGGRGGVDVGGVPESDALVEVLDPNGLPGWAAGDPAVVQWAPWRERFAVPAGALRPAPVRDPGRAAENLTVLGHVGFTAFIAVHDIARLRPGERLLVSAAAGGVGAHAVQFARALGAEVVGVAGSAARVALLEELGAVGVDRRAGDLAGSLAAAAPDGVDVYLDAVGGEMLEAGIDLLRDGGRVVLMGAAGESGGAPRPPRNYKRMIHHELSMTGFTVLAHEDRRAVFEEIVGGWLAAGRVRPVATVHSGLAAVPGAFADLMAGAGTGRTIVDLR, from the coding sequence ATGACCGATACCGCGAACTCCGCCGCCGGCGGCCGGGAGGTGCGCCTGGCCCGGGTGCCCGCCGGCCCGGTGACCGCCGGGGACTTCCGCCTCGCCGAGGCGCCGGCGGCCGCCCCGGGGCCCGGGGAGGCGCTGGTGGGCCTGCGCATGCTGGGCCTCAACGCCGGGCTGGCCGGCCGGCTGGGCGTGCACGCGGCCACCGGCGGCCGCGGCGGAGTCGATGTCGGCGGGGTGCCCGAATCCGATGCCCTGGTGGAGGTGCTCGATCCCAACGGGCTGCCCGGCTGGGCGGCCGGCGATCCCGCGGTGGTGCAGTGGGCGCCGTGGCGGGAGCGCTTCGCCGTCCCTGCCGGCGCCCTGCGTCCGGCGCCCGTGCGGGATCCGGGCCGGGCGGCGGAGAACCTGACGGTGCTCGGCCACGTCGGCTTCACCGCCTTCATCGCGGTGCACGACATCGCCCGGCTGCGCCCCGGCGAGCGGCTGCTGGTCTCCGCGGCGGCCGGCGGGGTGGGCGCCCATGCGGTGCAGTTCGCCCGGGCGCTCGGCGCCGAGGTGGTGGGCGTGGCCGGCTCCGCGGCGCGGGTGGCGCTGCTGGAGGAGCTCGGCGCGGTCGGGGTGGACCGGCGGGCCGGGGATCTCGCCGGCTCCCTGGCCGCCGCCGCCCCGGACGGCGTCGACGTCTACCTCGACGCCGTCGGCGGGGAGATGCTGGAGGCCGGGATCGACCTGCTGCGCGACGGGGGCCGGGTGGTGCTCATGGGCGCCGCCGGGGAATCCGGGGGCGCGCCGCGGCCGCCGCGCAACTACAAGCGGATGATCCACCATGAGCTGAGCATGACCGGGTTCACCGTCCTCGCCCACGAGGACCGCCGCGCCGTCTTCGAGGAGATCGTCGGCGGGTGGCTCGCCGCCGGCCGGGTGCGCCCCGTGGCCACCGTGCACTCCGGCCTGGCGGCGGTCCCGGGGGCCTTCGCGGATCTGATGGCCGGGGCCGGCACCGGGCGCACCATCGTGGATCTCCGCTGA
- a CDS encoding ABC transporter substrate-binding protein — translation MHILGHRGRRAAAAVAAAGLLLAGCAGGDDPADDTAAADDGAGFTVTDVAGRTVTLDKAPERVLFGESRAAFVISFLQKDEPTDKIVAWGNDLQSAASDFYDRLVEADPAAADIADIGHFKKDDVSVETLLAQDPDIMVLTLQQKEVAEEQGMLQKFDDAGLKYVFTDFREDPLNNTVPSVELVGKVLDREEEAADFAKMYNEKLAMVKERVAKADAKPKAFLWRAAGLSDCCGTFGTENLGGVLSTAGAENIADELLEDKAEGDLTVEKVISAEPDHIVLTGGDWTAYVKDKPEMAAVDYTHLGYNYDAEEASESFQAVLDATPGMEEVKAVKDGHVYGLYHQFYDSPFNIFALEAMAKWLLPEEFSDVDPAQEFADFHAEHMPFEAEGTFFAELS, via the coding sequence ATGCATATTCTCGGACACCGCGGCCGCCGCGCGGCCGCCGCGGTCGCCGCGGCCGGCCTGCTGCTCGCCGGCTGCGCCGGCGGCGACGACCCCGCCGACGACACCGCCGCCGCCGATGACGGCGCCGGCTTCACCGTCACCGACGTCGCCGGCCGCACCGTGACCCTGGACAAGGCCCCGGAGCGGGTCCTGTTCGGCGAGTCCCGGGCCGCCTTCGTCATCTCCTTCCTGCAGAAGGACGAGCCCACCGACAAGATCGTCGCCTGGGGCAATGACCTGCAGTCCGCCGCCAGCGACTTCTACGATCGCCTCGTGGAGGCCGACCCGGCCGCCGCGGACATCGCCGATATCGGGCACTTCAAGAAGGACGACGTCTCCGTGGAGACCCTGCTCGCGCAGGACCCGGACATCATGGTGCTCACCCTGCAGCAGAAGGAGGTCGCCGAGGAGCAGGGCATGCTCCAGAAGTTCGACGACGCCGGGCTGAAGTACGTCTTCACCGACTTCCGGGAGGACCCGCTGAACAACACGGTGCCCTCCGTGGAGCTGGTCGGCAAGGTCCTCGACCGCGAGGAGGAGGCCGCCGACTTCGCGAAGATGTACAACGAGAAGCTGGCGATGGTCAAGGAGCGCGTGGCCAAGGCCGACGCGAAGCCGAAGGCCTTCCTGTGGCGCGCCGCCGGCCTGTCCGACTGCTGCGGCACCTTCGGCACCGAGAACCTCGGCGGGGTGCTGAGCACCGCCGGCGCGGAGAACATCGCCGATGAGCTGCTCGAGGACAAGGCCGAGGGCGATCTCACCGTGGAGAAGGTCATCTCCGCCGAGCCGGACCACATCGTGCTCACCGGCGGCGACTGGACCGCCTACGTCAAGGACAAGCCGGAGATGGCCGCGGTGGACTACACCCACCTGGGCTACAACTACGACGCCGAGGAGGCCAGCGAGTCCTTCCAGGCGGTGCTCGACGCCACCCCCGGCATGGAGGAGGTCAAGGCCGTCAAGGACGGCCACGTCTACGGCCTCTACCACCAGTTCTACGACTCCCCCTTCAACATCTTCGCCCTCGAGGCAATGGCGAAGTGGCTGCTGCCCGAGGAGTTCTCGGACGTGGACCCGGCGCAGGAGTTCGCCGACTTCCACGCCGAGCACATGCCCTTCGAGGCGGAGGGCACCTTCTTCGCGGAGCTGTCCTAG
- the putP gene encoding sodium/proline symporter PutP: MSEHSWFIVAIVAYLATMLYIGWRGYRRTVDYDDYVLGGRGLHPFVAALSASASDMSGWLLMGLPGAIYLSGLSQAWIAIGLFIGATANWVFTAPRLRAYTHIARDSLTVPTFFEARVRDSSHLLRVTAGIIILVFFTFYVSSGMVAGGRYWESTFDGSYLTGMLIVAGVTVAYTLVGGFVAVANTDTVQGIIMFLALVAVPAVALAYLMGQGLSFTEVLTYPAGHAYPGSADGGVDGTWFAMTEGLPALTIIGLAGWGLGYFGQPHVIVRFMALRRPAEARQGLVYGAAWQFICLAGAMLVALIATGFFDVTGARIADQASYETVFLDMSRFLLHPLLAGLVLTAVLAAIMSTISSQLLVSSTALVEDLYRGLVNKNLRARWSMPLSRAAVLLVALVAAILAADPENSILDLVGFAWAGFGSAFGPLVIAALYWRRLNAPGAMAGMVTGAVVSFAWGSSALTDVVYEIIPGVAAATVAMVAVTLLTPKPDEAILAEFDRAAAAAKL, from the coding sequence GTGAGCGAGCATTCGTGGTTCATCGTCGCCATCGTCGCCTACCTGGCGACCATGCTCTACATCGGCTGGCGCGGCTACCGCCGCACCGTCGACTACGACGACTACGTCCTCGGCGGCCGGGGCCTGCACCCCTTCGTCGCCGCCCTGTCCGCCTCCGCCTCGGACATGTCCGGCTGGCTGCTCATGGGCCTGCCCGGGGCGATCTACCTCTCCGGGCTCTCCCAGGCGTGGATCGCGATCGGCCTGTTCATCGGCGCCACCGCCAACTGGGTGTTCACCGCGCCCCGGCTGCGCGCCTACACGCACATCGCCCGGGACTCGCTGACCGTGCCGACCTTCTTCGAGGCCCGGGTGCGCGACTCCAGCCACCTGCTGCGGGTCACCGCCGGGATCATCATCCTGGTGTTCTTCACCTTCTACGTCTCCTCCGGGATGGTCGCCGGCGGCCGCTACTGGGAGTCCACCTTCGACGGCTCCTACCTCACCGGGATGCTCATCGTCGCCGGGGTCACCGTCGCCTACACCCTGGTCGGCGGGTTCGTGGCGGTGGCCAACACCGACACCGTGCAGGGCATCATCATGTTCCTCGCCCTGGTGGCGGTGCCCGCGGTGGCGCTGGCCTACCTGATGGGCCAGGGCCTGTCCTTCACCGAGGTGCTCACCTACCCCGCCGGGCACGCCTACCCGGGCTCGGCGGACGGCGGCGTCGACGGCACCTGGTTCGCGATGACCGAGGGGCTGCCGGCGCTGACCATCATCGGCCTGGCCGGCTGGGGGCTGGGCTACTTCGGCCAGCCGCACGTGATCGTGCGCTTCATGGCGCTGCGCCGGCCCGCCGAGGCCCGCCAGGGCCTGGTCTACGGCGCCGCCTGGCAGTTCATCTGCCTGGCCGGGGCGATGCTGGTCGCCCTCATCGCCACAGGCTTCTTCGACGTCACCGGGGCCCGGATCGCCGACCAGGCCTCCTACGAGACGGTGTTCCTGGACATGTCCCGGTTCCTGCTGCACCCGCTGCTGGCCGGGCTGGTGCTCACCGCGGTGCTCGCCGCCATCATGTCCACCATCTCCTCCCAGCTGCTGGTGTCCTCCACCGCCCTGGTCGAGGACCTCTACCGGGGCCTGGTGAACAAGAACCTGCGGGCGAGGTGGTCGATGCCGCTGTCCCGGGCCGCGGTGCTGCTGGTCGCCCTGGTCGCCGCGATCCTGGCCGCCGACCCGGAGAACTCCATCCTGGACCTGGTGGGCTTCGCCTGGGCCGGGTTCGGCTCCGCCTTCGGCCCCCTGGTCATCGCCGCGCTGTACTGGCGGCGGCTCAACGCCCCCGGGGCGATGGCCGGGATGGTCACCGGGGCGGTGGTCTCCTTCGCCTGGGGCAGCTCGGCGCTGACCGACGTGGTCTACGAGATCATCCCGGGCGTGGCCGCGGCCACCGTCGCCATGGTGGCGGTC
- a CDS encoding FecCD family ABC transporter permease, with protein sequence MTKGSDGGAGHGAALPAAGRPAADPDRAATGAAAVANYRRRAVRKVAAVVALIAICLVAFLASTAVGALDFSWSTVLKGIFSPDAVDQQTRTVLWRLRLPAAVMAVLVGSSLALAGAQMQTILDNPLAEPFTLGISAAAAFGGAAVIVQGWRLLANAQFNLALFAWAAAMLAVSIVIGASVWRGAGAESMILLGIALVFLFQALLALMQYRADQDALQQIVFWTMGSMGRSNWTAVGIVFGALALAVPYVVANSWKLTALRLGDARAAAMGIDVKRLRIITLVVVSLLAATSVAFVGIIGFIGLVGPHVARILVGEDQRFFVPAAMAAGAMLLTCAHALSLMLIPGRAIPIGIITALVGVPFFLALLFTRKRQVWG encoded by the coding sequence ATGACGAAGGGATCCGACGGCGGCGCCGGCCACGGCGCCGCCCTCCCCGCGGCGGGGCGACCCGCCGCCGATCCCGACCGGGCCGCGACCGGTGCGGCCGCCGTCGCCAACTACCGGCGGCGCGCGGTGCGCAAGGTCGCGGCCGTCGTCGCGTTGATCGCCATCTGCCTCGTGGCGTTCCTCGCGTCCACCGCGGTCGGGGCCCTCGACTTCTCCTGGTCCACGGTGCTCAAGGGCATCTTCTCCCCGGATGCGGTGGATCAGCAGACCCGCACCGTGCTGTGGCGGCTGCGACTGCCCGCCGCGGTGATGGCCGTGCTGGTCGGCTCCTCGCTGGCCCTGGCCGGCGCGCAGATGCAGACCATCCTGGACAACCCCCTGGCCGAGCCCTTCACCCTGGGCATCTCCGCGGCGGCCGCCTTCGGCGGTGCGGCGGTGATCGTGCAGGGCTGGCGGCTGCTGGCCAACGCCCAGTTCAACCTGGCCCTGTTCGCCTGGGCCGCGGCGATGCTGGCGGTGTCCATCGTGATCGGCGCCTCGGTGTGGCGCGGCGCCGGCGCGGAGTCGATGATCCTGCTCGGCATCGCCCTGGTGTTCCTCTTCCAGGCGCTGCTGGCGCTGATGCAGTACCGCGCCGACCAGGACGCGCTGCAGCAGATCGTGTTCTGGACGATGGGCTCGATGGGCCGGTCGAACTGGACCGCGGTGGGCATCGTCTTCGGCGCCCTGGCGCTGGCGGTGCCCTACGTGGTGGCCAACTCCTGGAAGCTCACCGCGCTGCGCCTGGGCGACGCCCGGGCCGCGGCGATGGGCATCGACGTCAAGCGGCTGCGGATCATCACCCTGGTGGTGGTCAGCCTGCTCGCGGCGACCTCGGTGGCCTTCGTCGGGATCATCGGCTTCATCGGCCTGGTCGGCCCGCATGTGGCCCGGATCCTGGTCGGCGAGGACCAGCGCTTCTTCGTGCCCGCCGCGATGGCCGCCGGGGCGATGCTGCTCACCTGCGCCCATGCGCTGAGCCTGATGCTCATCCCGGGCCGGGCGATCCCGATCGGGATCATCACCGCCCTGGTCGGCGTGCCCTTCTTCCTGGCGCTGCTGTTCACCCGCAAACGACAGGTCTGGGGGTGA